From the Methanoculleus caldifontis genome, the window CCGCCTGGTTCTGGGACTTCGGGGACGGGAACCGCTCTACCCAGCAGAACCCGAAGCACACCTACGTGACGGTCGGCACCTACAGCGTCAGCCTGACCGTTGAGAATGCGGCAGGCGACTCGAACGTCACGAGAGCCGCCTACGTCACGGTCGTCCGGCCTCCTGAGGCCTCGTTCGAGGCCGATGCCCGGAGCGGGATCGCACCGCTCACCGTCCGGTTCACGGACACCTCGACCGGCGACGTCACGACACGGCTCTGGCGTTTCGGTGACGGCAGCTCCTCAAACGACCCAAATCCGGAGCATACCTACCCTGGTGCCGGGACCTACACCGTCTCGCTCGAGGTCGGGAACGCGGCGGGGAAGGACACCGAGACGAAGAACGATTACATCACCGTGATCGAGCAACCGGTCGCGGCATTCACCGCGAACGCCCGGGAAGGAGTCGCCCCGCTCGCGGTCCGGTTCACGGATGCCTCGACCGGGGTTCCGGCATCCTGGTCCTGGAGTTTCGGGGACGGCGGGACCTCCACAGGCCGGAACCCGGAGCATACGTACGGGAGTCCCGGGACCTATACCGTCTCCCTGACAGTGAAAAACGATGCCGGTGAGAATACGACGACGAAAGCCGGACACATAACGGTCTTTGAGCCCCTGGTCGCCGGTTTTGGGGCGAATGCCACGACGGGCAGAGTGCCGCTCACCGTCCGGTTCGCGGATGCCTCGACCGGCGATATCGAGACCTGGTCATGGCGTTTCGGGGACGGGGGTTCGTCGAACGAGCGAAACCCGACCCATACCTACGGGAGCGCGGGCATCTATACCGTCACGCTCACCGTCGCGAACCGATTCGGTGAGGATCTCCGGGAGGTGGCGGGATACGTCACGGTCGCCGCGCCGCCGACGGCGGGGTTCTCCGCGAACGTGACCGAAGGCAGGGCCCCGCTCGCGGTCCGGTTTACGGACTCCTCGACCGGGGCCCCGGTCTCGTGGTCGTGGGCCTTCGGTGACGGGGGATCGGCGACGGCGGGGAGCCCCGTCCATGTCTACCGGGCGCCCGGGACCTACACCGTCATCCTGACCGTGAAGAACGATGCCGGGGAGGATACGGCGACCCGGACCGGTTACATCACCGTCCGCGAGCCGCTGGTCGCCGGGTTCACCGCGAACGCGACCGTCGGGGTCGCCCCGCTCGCGGTCCGGTTCACGAATGCCTCGACCGGGGGCCCGGCGTCGTGGTCCTGGGACTTCGGGGACGGCGAGACCTCCGCGGTGCCCGACCCGGTCCACGTATTCGCGAGACCCGGTACCTACACCGTCGGCCTGAAGGTCTCCGACGGCGGCGACCACGCTACAAAGTCCCTGCAGATCCGCGTCCTCGGCCCACCCACCGCAGGATTCAGTGCCGTATCCACCAACGGCACTGCCCCCCTCGCGGTTACGTTCACCGATGCCTCCACCGGAGACCCGTCCGCCTGGCTCTGGAGTTTCGGTGACGGGGGGACCTCGGCCGACCGCCATCCCACGCACACCTACGCTGCCGCCGGGAATTACACCGTCAACCTGACGGTGGAGAACGCTGCCGGGAAGGATACCGTGATGAAGACCCGGTACATCTCCGTCCACCCCGCACCGGCAACCGCGATACCGACCCAGCCGCCGGCCAGTGGGGGAGGGGGAGGAGGAGGAGGCGGTGGCGGTGGCGGCGGCGGCTGGAACCCGGCCTGGAACACGCCGACACTCACTCCGACCGCCACGCCGACAGTGACCCCCACCGCGAACGCGACGCCGACCCCTCTTCCTGGAGCGGCCGGGCCGGGCCGGCTGCTTATCGGTGAGGCCGGCCTCGTGGAAGACCTCGTCCGGGTCGGCTCGTCCGACGGCATTGCGAGTCTCATCGTTGCCGGGGGTGTCAGAGCCGTCGACGCTGCCGGGAACCCGCTCCGTGCGGTGACCCTCGATGGGCTCGACCCCGTCGAGGTGCCCCCGGTGCCGGGAGTGGGGGCGTATGCCTTTGCCGGGTATGCCTGCGCCGCCGGCCCGGAGGGAGCCACCTTCTCGCCGCCGGTGGCTCTGGCGTTCAACTTCACGGAGGAAGAGTGGCATACCGTCTACCGCGGCCAGGGCGGGCTTCTGGTGCAGTGGTATAACCGGTCGGCGGAGACCTGGGAGGAGGTCCCCACCGCCGTCCACCCCGAGACCCGGAGCGTCACGGCCGAAGTTTCACACTTCAGCCTGTATGCGCTCTTCGCC encodes:
- a CDS encoding PKD domain-containing protein is translated as MAEHIALMIVCAVILAGLLAPPVFAAPVAPGETIAFCSAGGSQEHPDIDGSMVVWEDGRNGKYIYYSTAPGGGGQRITDGYAQQGYPSVSGGRIVWQDRRDGGLGIYMYSPSGGERRIGTGTGDRWMPVIYNNHVVWYENREGGVDICLFNIGTEEETYLDCSPVTGWKPALSDRYVVWEESTGGGDIWTYDIATGQKRRITTNGARQAYPAISGGRIVWEDYRNGQPDIYLYDLGGGREYRITSDPSEQVSPAIDGDIIAWEDKRGGLWDIYMHDLDTGAEMSVCTATNEQLFPSVSGSRIVWQDKRSGEWKIYAFTYAGGKPPEAEFSASPAAGTVPLTVRFTDLSAGGPDAWEWEFGDGETSTEQNPVHIYESPGEYTVFLQASNRFGSDTVTKTDLIRAELPRPPEAAFSASPVSGGAPLAVQFKDESKNGPTAWFWDFGDGNRSTQQNPKHTYVTVGTYSVSLTVENAAGDSNVTRAAYVTVVRPPEASFEADARSGIAPLTVRFTDTSTGDVTTRLWRFGDGSSSNDPNPEHTYPGAGTYTVSLEVGNAAGKDTETKNDYITVIEQPVAAFTANAREGVAPLAVRFTDASTGVPASWSWSFGDGGTSTGRNPEHTYGSPGTYTVSLTVKNDAGENTTTKAGHITVFEPLVAGFGANATTGRVPLTVRFADASTGDIETWSWRFGDGGSSNERNPTHTYGSAGIYTVTLTVANRFGEDLREVAGYVTVAAPPTAGFSANVTEGRAPLAVRFTDSSTGAPVSWSWAFGDGGSATAGSPVHVYRAPGTYTVILTVKNDAGEDTATRTGYITVREPLVAGFTANATVGVAPLAVRFTNASTGGPASWSWDFGDGETSAVPDPVHVFARPGTYTVGLKVSDGGDHATKSLQIRVLGPPTAGFSAVSTNGTAPLAVTFTDASTGDPSAWLWSFGDGGTSADRHPTHTYAAAGNYTVNLTVENAAGKDTVMKTRYISVHPAPATAIPTQPPASGGGGGGGGGGGGGGGWNPAWNTPTLTPTATPTVTPTANATPTPLPGAAGPGRLLIGEAGLVEDLVRVGSSDGIASLIVAGGVRAVDAAGNPLRAVTLDGLDPVEVPPVPGVGAYAFAGYACAAGPEGATFSPPVALAFNFTEEEWHTVYRGQGGLLVQWYNRSAETWEEVPTAVHPETRSVTAEVSHFSLYALFAEVPGGGAAQVVGPDISLPAEAGSDSPYAHVVPGLIALALVGAGAFFYYRRGET